Proteins encoded in a region of the Candidatus Methylomirabilota bacterium genome:
- a CDS encoding ABC transporter substrate binding protein yields MGCGPGPPPAQRDRDGGSDAQVPAPVAARPAPGRVRRRLRAGPPAAGAGGGHPVVSADLPEPEATRRVGDRAALPAISVFPQFAAAGGLMAYGPNLADLFRRAAGYVHRILKGAVPADLPIQRPVLFVLTINAGTAKTLGMTLPHSLILRADQLIEA; encoded by the coding sequence GTGGGATGCGGACCTGGCCCGCCCCCAGCTCAACGCGACCGAGACGGCGGCTCGGACGCTCAAGTTCCAGCTCCAGTCGCTGCCCGTCCGGCACCCGGGCGAGTTCGCCGGCGCCTTCGAGCAGGCCCGCCAGCAGCGGGCGCAGGCGGTGGTCATCCCGTCGTCTCCGCTGATCTTCCAGAACCTGAGGCGACTCGGCGCGTTGGCGATCGAGCAGCGCTGCCCGCCATCAGCGTCTTCCCCCAGTTCGCCGCCGCGGGCGGGCTCATGGCCTACGGGCCCAACCTCGCCGACCTGTTCCGGCGCGCGGCCGGCTACGTGCACCGGATCCTCAAGGGGGCGGTCCCCGCGGACCTGCCGATCCAGCGGCCGGTGCTGTTCGTGCTCACCATCAACGCCGGGACGGCGAAAACACTCGGGATGACCCTGCCTCACTCGCTGATTTTGCGGGCGGACCAGCTGATCGAGGCGTGA
- a CDS encoding amidohydrolase family protein, whose protein sequence is MTHNGHLDARTLRARLTHPVIDADGHWLEYSPVMREEFRRIGGDAAVEGLALASQRVPNSLKMTVAERNRRRVGQEAFWSSPCENVLDRATAMMPRLMHERLDELGIDFSVVYPTAGLSYHRMQDTRLRRAICRAYNVFTADQFRGLEDRVIPAAIIPMYTPEEAIEEIEFAATELGYKVIMVGGMMRRPVPALAEERPDAAGLVEWYDVIGIDSPHDYDPVWRTCRELRLAPSFHNGARSILLRNSPSNFCYNHIGHFASAGHAVAKALFFGGVTRRFPDLNFAFLEGGVGWACMLYADLIGHWEKRNGQAIQSTHPSRLDRGRLLELAQQYARPEVVEAVRRGEGLEGDSNSTLTGGVEDVDDYFRCRIEKKQDIRDLFVPRFYFGCEADDPTNAWAFNTAANPMRARLNAIFSSDIGHFDVPDMTAVVPEAYELVEHGLLGDDDFRDFMFGNAVRFWGEVNPDFFKGTAVEKAAAEVLAQPAARR, encoded by the coding sequence ATGACGCACAACGGCCACCTGGACGCCCGCACGCTCCGCGCCCGCCTCACCCATCCGGTCATCGACGCCGACGGCCACTGGCTGGAGTATTCGCCGGTGATGCGGGAAGAATTCCGCCGCATCGGCGGCGACGCCGCGGTCGAGGGCCTGGCCCTGGCGAGCCAGCGCGTGCCCAACTCGCTCAAGATGACGGTGGCCGAGCGCAACCGGCGCCGCGTCGGGCAGGAGGCGTTCTGGTCGTCGCCGTGCGAGAACGTGCTCGATCGCGCCACCGCCATGATGCCGCGGCTCATGCACGAGCGGCTCGACGAGCTGGGCATCGACTTCTCGGTGGTCTATCCGACCGCGGGGCTCTCCTATCACCGCATGCAGGACACCCGGCTGCGCCGGGCCATCTGCCGCGCCTACAACGTGTTCACCGCCGATCAGTTCCGCGGCCTCGAGGACCGCGTCATCCCGGCCGCGATCATCCCGATGTACACGCCGGAGGAGGCCATCGAGGAGATCGAGTTCGCGGCGACGGAGCTCGGCTACAAGGTCATCATGGTCGGCGGCATGATGCGCCGCCCGGTGCCCGCACTCGCCGAGGAGCGCCCGGACGCGGCCGGCCTCGTCGAGTGGTACGACGTCATCGGCATCGACAGCCCGCACGACTACGATCCGGTCTGGCGGACGTGCCGCGAGCTGCGGCTGGCCCCGAGCTTCCACAACGGCGCCCGCTCGATCCTGCTGCGCAACTCGCCGTCGAACTTCTGCTACAACCACATCGGCCATTTCGCCTCGGCCGGCCACGCGGTGGCCAAGGCGCTGTTCTTCGGCGGGGTGACCCGCCGCTTCCCCGATCTCAACTTCGCTTTCCTCGAGGGCGGGGTGGGCTGGGCCTGCATGCTCTACGCGGATCTCATCGGCCACTGGGAGAAGCGGAACGGGCAGGCCATCCAGTCGACCCATCCGAGCCGGCTCGACCGCGGCCGGCTGCTGGAGCTGGCCCAGCAGTACGCGCGGCCGGAGGTGGTGGAAGCGGTCCGGCGCGGCGAGGGCCTGGAGGGCGACTCCAACTCCACCCTCACCGGCGGCGTGGAGGACGTCGACGACTATTTCCGCTGCCGCATCGAGAAGAAGCAGGACATCCGCGATCTCTTCGTCCCGCGCTTCTACTTCGGCTGCGAGGCCGACGATCCCACCAACGCGTGGGCGTTCAACACCGCGGCCAATCCGATGCGCGCCCGCCTCAACGCGATCTTCAGCTCCGACATCGGCCACTTCGACGTGCCGGACATGACCGCGGTGGTGCCCGAGGCCTACGAGCTGGTCGAGCACGGGCTGCTCGGCGACGACGACTTCCGCGACTTCATGTTCGGCAACGCGGTGCGCTTCTGGGGCGAGGTCAACCCCGACTTCTTCAAGGGCACCGCGGTCGAAAAGGCCGCCGCCGAGGTGCTGGCGCAGCCCGCCGCCCGGCGATGA
- a CDS encoding alginate lyase family protein codes for MDDDAHSAGPAGPPVVVAAPARPRLRPPFDTWSAEVLLEHFATRTDVHFFAVADELESRPDTIETVLDHRFELNEETHRLHAFSYAVGLGIAYRDTGDRRHLDRWIALTDSWIRAARTGSIAADVTARRVQNWISAYHLFVAEGDARAIPPDFHLRFLASLDEQVSFLSGHLTPDRHRRALELGAVFLAGVVFPELAAAAAWRAIALPELVHDLKAELLPDGVHGSLSTDRHHRVLKHYLGVRRLAAANSIAVPAEMDATLIRALEFSMHVHNPAGIVPSFSDGDVRGHLDLLRQGHELFGRDDMLFVATRGLTGTPPAARSAAFPEAGYYVVRSGWGADGRDYRDEQHLVLDCGPLGAGDHGHFDCLSVELYGLGRALVVDPGRYTDRESGETNWRARFRSTAAHNTVTVDYRSQTRYEPLPGRPGGDGSNGRTRYHVTGPAPEHRLIERICQDGFDLLHGSARSHEYDAVHERRIFFVDGRYWVIADSLVGHREHLYEARFHLGEWAQDRITLNESPSLLALVSPHLLIVAPRQEGLTLQLEPGHVSHRSGKKLPAPVACFGVRAARATLVALLLPCRQVPLLMPVIEEIRVSHVNGRAAPLARAFTISLGAEHDVLFFGGKPDQEYRFDSFVFTGRHVLVRRNAAGAVVRVHTHEGADLREGGSPVQLGTSPAPRRNAP; via the coding sequence ATGGACGACGACGCACACTCCGCGGGCCCGGCCGGGCCTCCGGTCGTGGTCGCCGCGCCGGCCCGGCCACGGCTGCGTCCTCCCTTCGACACCTGGTCGGCCGAGGTCCTGCTCGAGCACTTCGCGACCCGCACCGACGTGCACTTCTTCGCGGTCGCGGACGAGCTCGAGAGCCGGCCCGACACGATCGAAACGGTGCTGGACCACCGGTTCGAGCTCAACGAAGAGACACACCGCCTGCACGCGTTCTCCTACGCAGTCGGGCTCGGAATCGCCTACCGCGACACCGGCGACCGGCGCCATCTGGACCGCTGGATCGCGCTGACCGACTCCTGGATCCGGGCCGCCCGGACCGGATCCATCGCGGCCGACGTGACCGCACGGCGGGTGCAGAACTGGATTTCCGCCTACCACTTGTTCGTGGCCGAGGGCGACGCGCGCGCGATTCCGCCCGACTTCCACCTCCGCTTCCTCGCCTCGCTGGACGAGCAGGTGAGCTTCCTGAGCGGGCACCTGACGCCCGATCGCCACCGCCGCGCGCTCGAGCTCGGCGCCGTGTTCCTCGCGGGCGTGGTGTTCCCGGAGCTGGCCGCCGCGGCGGCCTGGCGAGCGATCGCGCTGCCGGAGCTGGTGCACGACCTGAAGGCCGAGCTGCTCCCGGACGGCGTGCACGGCTCGCTGTCCACCGACCGGCACCATCGGGTGCTGAAGCACTACCTGGGCGTGCGACGCCTCGCCGCCGCCAATTCCATCGCGGTGCCTGCCGAGATGGACGCGACGCTGATTCGGGCGCTGGAGTTCTCGATGCACGTGCACAACCCGGCCGGCATCGTCCCCAGCTTCTCCGACGGCGACGTGCGCGGGCACCTGGATCTGTTGCGACAGGGCCACGAGCTGTTCGGCCGCGACGACATGCTCTTCGTCGCGACGCGCGGACTCACCGGCACCCCGCCCGCCGCGCGCTCGGCCGCGTTCCCCGAGGCCGGCTACTACGTCGTGCGCAGCGGCTGGGGCGCCGACGGCCGCGACTACCGCGACGAGCAGCACCTCGTGCTCGACTGCGGCCCGCTCGGCGCCGGCGACCACGGCCACTTCGACTGCCTGAGCGTCGAGCTGTACGGCCTCGGGCGGGCGCTCGTGGTCGACCCGGGCCGCTACACCGACCGCGAGTCCGGGGAGACCAACTGGCGCGCGCGGTTCCGGTCGACCGCGGCTCACAACACGGTCACGGTGGACTACCGGAGCCAGACGCGCTACGAGCCGCTGCCCGGCCGGCCGGGCGGCGACGGCTCGAACGGGCGCACGCGATACCACGTCACCGGTCCCGCCCCCGAGCACCGCCTGATCGAGCGGATCTGCCAGGACGGCTTCGACCTCTTGCACGGCAGCGCTCGCAGCCACGAGTACGACGCGGTACACGAGCGGCGGATCTTCTTCGTGGACGGGCGCTACTGGGTAATCGCGGACAGCCTGGTGGGCCATCGCGAGCACCTCTACGAGGCGCGGTTTCATCTGGGCGAGTGGGCGCAGGACCGGATCACTCTGAACGAATCGCCCAGCCTCCTGGCCCTCGTCTCCCCGCATCTGCTCATCGTGGCGCCGCGTCAGGAGGGCCTGACCCTCCAGCTGGAGCCCGGTCACGTCTCGCATCGGTCTGGCAAGAAGCTCCCGGCGCCGGTGGCCTGCTTCGGCGTCCGGGCCGCGCGTGCCACCCTGGTCGCGTTGCTCCTGCCTTGCCGCCAAGTGCCACTGCTGATGCCGGTGATCGAGGAGATCCGAGTAAGCCACGTGAACGGGCGGGCCGCCCCCCTCGCCCGCGCCTTCACGATCTCGCTGGGCGCCGAGCACGACGTCCTGTTCTTCGGCGGGAAGCCCGATCAGGAGTACCGATTCGATTCCTTCGTCTTTACCGGCCGCCACGTGCTGGTGCGGAGGAACGCGGCCGGCGCCGTCGTCCGCGTCCACACCCACGAGGGTGCGGATCTCCGGGAAGGCGGCTCCCCCGTGCAGCTCGGCACGAGTCCGGCTCCGCGGCGGAACGCGCCGTGA
- a CDS encoding ABC transporter substrate-binding protein, with protein MRSLSWVRPLGAVLVLALLLAPSVPPRAFAADGQMTWAVHVSIAPAWFDPGEHPGIVTTMMIFYALHDALVKPMPGKPAAPSLAESWTTSPDGLVYEFVLRRGVVFHNGDAMTAEDVKFSFERYRGAAAKLFRDKVAAVEVVDAQRVRFRLKEPWPDFMAFFGTPATGAGWIVPKAYVQKVGDDGFKKAPVGAGPYKLVSFNPGVEMVLEAHDRYWRKPPAVKRLVFRVVPDEATRLAMLKRGEADVAYSIRGALAEEVKRTAGLRLAPTLLPATFWIDFTTEQWNPKSPWHDRRVRLAASVAIDRQGINLAETLGFSKVASSIIPSSYEYYWGPPPIPYDPAQARRLLAEAGLPNGFDAGDLACDASYTNVAEAVANYLKAVGIQTRVRPMERAAFLGQWKDKKIRGGLMQAGAGAFGNAATRIDNYMTSAGTYVYGTYPEIDDLFGQQARELDRKKREALLHQIQRVAAERVMFAPIWELAFLNGVGPRVEESGLGLIEHHPYSSPYEDLRLKAR; from the coding sequence ATGCGATCTCTGTCCTGGGTCCGTCCGCTCGGTGCCGTCCTGGTCCTGGCACTCCTGCTGGCTCCGTCCGTTCCGCCCCGCGCGTTCGCCGCCGACGGACAGATGACGTGGGCCGTCCACGTGTCGATCGCGCCCGCGTGGTTCGATCCCGGCGAGCACCCCGGCATCGTCACCACCATGATGATCTTCTACGCCCTGCACGACGCGCTGGTGAAACCGATGCCGGGCAAGCCGGCGGCGCCCTCGCTGGCCGAGTCGTGGACGACGTCGCCCGACGGCCTCGTCTACGAGTTCGTCCTGCGCCGCGGGGTGGTCTTCCACAACGGCGACGCCATGACCGCGGAGGACGTGAAGTTCTCCTTCGAGCGCTACCGCGGCGCCGCGGCCAAGCTGTTCCGGGACAAGGTCGCCGCGGTCGAGGTGGTGGACGCCCAGCGGGTTCGCTTCCGGTTGAAAGAGCCGTGGCCGGACTTCATGGCCTTCTTCGGCACGCCGGCCACCGGAGCCGGCTGGATCGTGCCGAAGGCGTACGTGCAGAAGGTCGGCGACGACGGGTTCAAGAAGGCCCCGGTCGGCGCCGGCCCCTACAAGCTGGTGTCCTTCAATCCGGGGGTAGAGATGGTGCTGGAGGCCCACGATCGCTACTGGCGCAAGCCGCCCGCGGTCAAGCGCCTCGTCTTCCGCGTGGTGCCGGACGAGGCGACGCGCCTCGCCATGCTCAAGCGCGGCGAGGCCGACGTGGCCTACTCCATCCGCGGCGCGCTCGCCGAGGAGGTCAAGCGCACCGCGGGGCTCCGCCTGGCCCCTACCCTGCTGCCCGCGACCTTCTGGATCGACTTCACCACCGAGCAGTGGAATCCGAAGTCGCCGTGGCACGATCGGCGCGTGCGGCTGGCCGCGAGCGTGGCGATCGATCGCCAGGGCATCAACCTGGCCGAGACCCTCGGCTTCTCGAAGGTGGCGTCGAGCATCATCCCGTCGTCCTACGAGTACTACTGGGGGCCGCCGCCGATCCCCTACGATCCCGCGCAGGCGCGCCGCCTCCTCGCCGAGGCCGGCCTGCCCAACGGCTTCGACGCGGGCGACCTCGCGTGCGACGCCTCCTACACCAACGTCGCCGAAGCGGTGGCCAACTATCTCAAGGCGGTGGGGATCCAGACCCGAGTGCGGCCGATGGAGCGGGCCGCGTTCCTCGGCCAGTGGAAGGACAAGAAGATCCGCGGCGGGCTCATGCAGGCCGGCGCGGGCGCCTTCGGCAACGCGGCCACCCGGATCGACAACTACATGACCTCCGCCGGCACCTACGTCTACGGCACCTATCCCGAGATCGACGACCTGTTCGGCCAGCAGGCGCGCGAGCTCGATCGCAAGAAGCGCGAGGCCCTGCTCCACCAGATCCAGCGCGTCGCGGCGGAGCGGGTGATGTTCGCGCCGATCTGGGAGCTGGCGTTCCTGAACGGGGTCGGGCCGCGGGTGGAGGAGTCGGGGCTCGGGCTCATCGAGCACCATCCCTACTCGTCGCCGTACGAAGACCTCCGGCTCAAGGCTCGGTGA
- a CDS encoding antibiotic biosynthesis monooxygenase, producing the protein MTTRPALFVVKATIGPELESAFNDWYDTVRSREAAQVPGCLGMRRYQAMALDTPHAGSEPWQYMVCYEFDSEASLRAFVQSDTLRAMTRDYNARFGGSGDRARLAYRQIYP; encoded by the coding sequence ATGACGACTCGACCCGCCCTCTTCGTGGTCAAGGCCACCATCGGCCCCGAGCTGGAGTCCGCGTTCAACGACTGGTACGACACGGTGCGCTCGCGGGAGGCCGCTCAGGTGCCCGGCTGTCTCGGGATGCGCCGATACCAGGCGATGGCCCTCGACACCCCGCACGCCGGATCCGAGCCGTGGCAGTACATGGTCTGCTACGAGTTCGATTCCGAGGCCTCGCTGCGGGCGTTCGTTCAATCGGACACGCTGCGGGCCATGACCCGCGACTACAACGCGCGCTTCGGCGGGAGCGGGGACCGCGCGCGCCTCGCCTACCGGCAGATCTACCCCTGA
- a CDS encoding ABC transporter substrate-binding protein, with protein sequence MMIGRRRLLLGAAAALAAPGRARGQPAAGKIHRIGVLGSTSPTVHGAFVDAFRAGLRERGWVEGKNVAIEYRWAQGDYTRLASLAADLIRAKVDLILTHGTPGARAAQRATATIPIVSAISGDADATGLVQSLAHPGGNITGVTFSFPDLNAKRVEMITEAVPRLKRVAVLMNGANVGNVVTFDAMARSARTVGVDIVQLLAQRPEEFDGVLEPIGRARGDAVCVYEDALFIAQAGRLAELARRRQLPSIGFREYADAGGLLGFGVNFPDAWRRAAGFVDRILKGARPADLPMEQAGKFDTVVNLRTARALGLTVQSSVLLRADTVIE encoded by the coding sequence ATGATGATCGGCCGACGCCGGCTCCTCCTCGGTGCCGCCGCGGCGCTGGCCGCTCCGGGGCGCGCGCGCGGCCAGCCGGCCGCGGGGAAGATCCACCGCATCGGGGTGCTCGGCTCCACGTCGCCGACGGTCCACGGCGCCTTCGTGGACGCCTTCCGCGCCGGGCTTCGCGAGCGCGGCTGGGTCGAGGGGAAGAACGTGGCCATCGAGTACCGGTGGGCCCAGGGCGACTACACCCGTCTCGCCTCCCTCGCGGCGGACCTGATACGCGCGAAGGTGGATCTCATCCTCACCCACGGCACCCCGGGCGCGCGCGCGGCGCAGCGGGCCACCGCGACCATTCCCATCGTCAGCGCGATCAGCGGCGACGCCGACGCGACCGGCCTCGTGCAGAGCCTGGCCCACCCCGGCGGCAACATCACCGGCGTGACGTTCTCCTTCCCCGATCTCAACGCCAAGCGGGTCGAGATGATCACGGAGGCGGTCCCGCGGCTCAAGCGCGTGGCCGTGCTCATGAACGGCGCGAACGTGGGCAACGTGGTGACGTTCGACGCGATGGCCCGCTCCGCGCGAACCGTCGGCGTCGACATCGTCCAGCTCCTGGCGCAGCGCCCGGAGGAGTTCGACGGGGTGCTCGAGCCGATCGGCCGCGCGCGCGGGGACGCGGTGTGCGTCTACGAGGACGCGCTGTTCATCGCGCAGGCCGGCCGCCTCGCCGAGCTGGCCCGGCGACGGCAGCTGCCGAGCATCGGCTTCCGGGAGTACGCGGACGCGGGCGGGCTGCTCGGATTCGGCGTCAACTTTCCGGACGCCTGGCGTCGCGCCGCCGGCTTCGTGGACCGGATCCTCAAGGGCGCCCGGCCCGCGGACCTGCCGATGGAGCAGGCCGGCAAGTTCGATACGGTCGTGAACCTCCGGACCGCCCGGGCGCTCGGGCTCACGGTCCAGAGCAGCGTGCTGCTCCGGGCCGACACGGTGATCGAGTGA
- a CDS encoding LLM class flavin-dependent oxidoreductase, whose product MHVGLFVEELRQGATQSSAFRDIFETADRAEAWGIDCVWLGEIHFTPSRSIISASLQVASAIAARTRRVRVGTAVQVLPLNHPLRIAEEVATVDHISEGRFEFGIGRSGVVRTYDTYGIAYAESQARFREALDIVRRAWTGEPFSYAGEFYRVDHATVAPRPYQVPHPPIRMAATSDETFPAAGRLGLPIFIGLRATEIADLVTQLGPYRDAWREAGHAGSPSVFLRIPVYVSPTAAGAVEEPRASLTAFFARQTELARSAVGRAGAGPADRRQQQAQRMASLTYDDMLERKVVFGTPAAVVERLRALRERLGLDGVVVELNPGGRIAPELETRSLRLLAREVMPALRGAA is encoded by the coding sequence GTGCACGTCGGACTCTTCGTCGAGGAGCTGCGCCAGGGCGCCACCCAGAGCTCGGCGTTTCGCGACATCTTCGAGACCGCCGACCGCGCCGAGGCGTGGGGCATCGACTGCGTCTGGCTCGGCGAGATCCACTTCACCCCGAGCCGCTCGATCATCTCGGCGTCGCTCCAGGTCGCCAGCGCGATCGCGGCCCGGACCCGTCGCGTGCGGGTGGGCACCGCGGTCCAGGTGCTGCCCTTGAACCATCCGCTCCGCATCGCCGAGGAGGTCGCCACCGTCGACCACATCAGCGAGGGCCGCTTCGAGTTCGGCATCGGCCGCAGCGGGGTGGTCCGCACCTACGACACCTACGGCATCGCCTACGCGGAGAGCCAGGCGCGCTTCCGCGAGGCGCTCGACATCGTGCGCCGGGCCTGGACCGGCGAGCCGTTCAGCTACGCGGGCGAGTTCTATCGCGTCGACCACGCGACCGTCGCCCCGCGCCCCTACCAGGTGCCGCATCCGCCCATCCGCATGGCGGCCACGAGCGACGAGACGTTTCCCGCGGCGGGCCGGCTGGGGTTGCCGATCTTCATCGGCCTGCGGGCCACCGAGATCGCGGACCTCGTGACCCAGCTCGGGCCTTATCGCGACGCCTGGCGCGAGGCCGGACACGCGGGGAGTCCGAGTGTCTTCCTGCGCATCCCGGTCTACGTGTCGCCCACCGCGGCGGGCGCGGTCGAGGAGCCGCGCGCGAGCCTCACCGCGTTCTTCGCGCGCCAGACCGAGCTGGCCCGGTCGGCGGTCGGGCGCGCGGGCGCGGGCCCGGCCGACCGGCGGCAGCAGCAGGCCCAGCGCATGGCGAGCCTCACCTACGACGACATGCTCGAGCGGAAGGTGGTCTTCGGCACGCCGGCCGCGGTGGTCGAGCGGCTGCGCGCCCTCCGCGAGCGGCTCGGCCTCGACGGCGTCGTGGTCGAGCTCAATCCGGGCGGGCGCATCGCCCCCGAGCTGGAGACGCGCAGCCTGCGGCTCCTGGCCCGGGAGGTGATGCCCGCGCTCCGAGGAGCCGCCTGA
- a CDS encoding GlsB/YeaQ/YmgE family stress response membrane protein, giving the protein MGIIGWIIFGLIVGVVAKVLTPGRDPGGFIVTIILGILGAVLGGYLGRALGWYQAGDPVGFVVAVLGSILLLVLYRLVTRRTA; this is encoded by the coding sequence ATGGGCATCATCGGCTGGATCATCTTCGGTCTGATCGTCGGCGTGGTCGCCAAGGTCCTCACCCCCGGCCGGGATCCGGGTGGCTTCATCGTCACGATCATTCTCGGCATTCTGGGCGCGGTCCTGGGCGGCTACCTCGGGCGCGCGCTGGGGTGGTACCAGGCCGGCGATCCGGTCGGCTTCGTGGTGGCGGTCCTGGGCTCGATCCTCCTCCTCGTCCTGTATCGGCTCGTCACCCGCCGCACCGCCTAG
- a CDS encoding MBL fold metallo-hydrolase has protein sequence MLQRQVGDIVIHRIIESERPDFDAAGFFPQVTPEQWAPYRERLAGWALDRKVNGLVFPMQSFLVRTRHHTIVVDTCVGDHKERARPNWNMTTSGEFLQRFAETGVRPEQVDFVLTTHFHTDHVGWNTRWENGRWVPTFPNARYVMSEKEWAYWSGLHKETPQNQIADSVIPIVESGLAQMVKNDFAIDDEVRFESTWGHTPDHMSVHIASRGQHAVITGDLIHSPVQLQETDWVPRPDFDPKQAAATRRAFLERYCERDVLVCASHFPSPSFGRVVREGNGFWFEYEKS, from the coding sequence ATGTTGCAGCGACAGGTCGGCGACATCGTCATTCACCGGATCATCGAGTCCGAGCGTCCCGACTTCGACGCCGCCGGCTTCTTCCCCCAGGTCACCCCCGAGCAGTGGGCGCCGTATCGCGAGCGCCTCGCCGGCTGGGCGCTGGACCGGAAGGTCAACGGCCTCGTCTTCCCCATGCAGTCGTTCCTGGTCCGCACGCGGCACCACACCATCGTGGTCGATACCTGCGTGGGCGACCACAAGGAGCGCGCCCGCCCGAACTGGAACATGACCACGAGCGGCGAGTTCCTGCAGCGCTTCGCCGAGACCGGCGTGCGCCCCGAGCAGGTCGACTTCGTGCTGACCACCCACTTCCACACCGACCACGTGGGCTGGAACACCCGCTGGGAGAACGGCCGCTGGGTGCCGACGTTTCCGAACGCGCGCTACGTGATGTCCGAGAAGGAGTGGGCGTACTGGTCGGGACTGCACAAGGAGACGCCGCAGAACCAGATCGCCGACAGCGTGATCCCCATCGTGGAATCCGGGCTCGCCCAGATGGTCAAGAACGACTTCGCGATCGACGACGAGGTGCGCTTCGAGTCGACGTGGGGCCACACCCCCGACCACATGAGCGTGCACATCGCCTCCCGGGGGCAGCACGCGGTGATCACCGGGGACCTGATCCACTCCCCGGTGCAGCTGCAGGAGACCGACTGGGTGCCGCGTCCCGACTTCGACCCCAAGCAGGCCGCGGCCACCCGCCGCGCCTTCCTCGAGCGCTACTGCGAGCGGGACGTGCTCGTCTGCGCCTCGCACTTCCCCTCGCCCTCGTTCGGCCGCGTGGTGCGCGAGGGCAACGGCTTCTGGTTCGAGTACGAGAAGTCCTGA
- a CDS encoding amidohydrolase family protein produces MVSYPKNREWLALTVEEPLEPERPICDPHHHLWDGETARVAPRYLLDEIVADARGGHHVVSTVFIECGAMLRPDGPEAFRAVGETEFVNGIAAMSASGLYGPIRVAAGIVGTAPLRLGGAVGAVLDAQIAAGGGRFRGIRLGGAWDPDPEVPNHRTRPPQGLFLRNDFRAGFAQLAPRGLSFEAWCYHRQIPDVTALARAFPDTTIVLDHFGGPVGVGSYAGRGREVYAEWRSSIAELATCPNVVAKLGGINMEVNGFGWHERPRPPSSRELADATRPYYEFTIERFGVDRCMFESNFPVDVVSCSYVVLWNSFKRLTAAYSAVEKAALFHDTAARVYRLSA; encoded by the coding sequence GTGGTCTCGTATCCGAAGAACCGCGAGTGGCTCGCGCTGACCGTCGAGGAGCCGCTCGAGCCCGAGCGGCCCATCTGCGACCCGCACCATCACCTGTGGGACGGCGAGACCGCCCGGGTGGCCCCCCGCTACCTGCTCGACGAGATCGTGGCCGACGCGCGCGGCGGCCACCACGTGGTCTCCACCGTGTTCATCGAGTGCGGGGCCATGCTCAGGCCGGACGGGCCGGAGGCCTTCCGCGCGGTCGGCGAGACCGAGTTCGTGAACGGCATCGCGGCCATGAGCGCCTCCGGCCTCTACGGCCCCATCCGCGTCGCCGCCGGCATCGTGGGCACCGCGCCGCTGCGCCTGGGCGGAGCCGTGGGCGCCGTGCTCGACGCCCAGATCGCCGCCGGGGGCGGGCGCTTTCGCGGCATCCGCCTCGGTGGGGCGTGGGATCCGGATCCCGAGGTGCCGAATCACCGCACCCGTCCGCCCCAGGGCCTCTTCCTGCGCAACGACTTCCGCGCCGGCTTCGCCCAGCTGGCCCCGCGCGGACTGAGCTTCGAGGCGTGGTGCTACCACCGCCAGATCCCCGACGTGACCGCGCTGGCCCGCGCCTTCCCCGACACGACCATCGTGCTCGACCACTTCGGCGGCCCGGTGGGCGTGGGCTCCTACGCGGGCCGGGGGCGCGAGGTGTACGCGGAGTGGCGCTCCTCGATCGCCGAGCTCGCCACCTGTCCGAACGTGGTGGCCAAGCTGGGCGGGATCAACATGGAGGTCAACGGCTTCGGCTGGCACGAGCGACCGCGGCCGCCGTCCAGCCGGGAGCTGGCCGACGCCACCCGCCCGTACTACGAGTTCACCATCGAGCGGTTCGGCGTCGACCGCTGCATGTTCGAGTCGAACTTCCCGGTGGACGTGGTCAGCTGCAGCTACGTCGTGCTGTGGAACTCGTTCAAGCGCCTGACCGCAGCCTACTCGGCGGTCGAGAAGGCCGCGCTCTTCCACGACACGGCCGCGCGCGTGTATCGCCTCTCCGCATGA